The genomic DNA TTTGAAAGCATTGAAAAAGATATTGAATTAATTAGAGAAAGCGCCCAAAAAATAAGTGTAGAAGTTTTAGATCAAATTGTAAGGTATCTCCATGATGCCCGAAATGTATATATTGTTGGACGAAATACATCTAAAGCTACTGCCGAATGGTTTAGTTATGTCCTTGGTATTTTTAAACCGAATGTCATGAGGGTGCAATCGGAAAACTTGAGTCGTTATCAGTTAGACATGTCTGAGAAAGATGTGCTTGTGACGATATCTTTTCCAAGGTATCATCGCGAAACTTTTAAATTTTTTGAATATGCAAAAAAGCAAGGACTGACAACTATCAGTGTTACAAATAATAGTTTGTCACCTTATTTTCGATCTTCAGATATCACAATACTTGCGAAAACTAATAGAGATATAAGTGGTTATAACGAAATTGCGCCAGTCATTAGTATTTTAAATTTAGTTTTTAATCATTACAGAGATCAATATAGTGAAGAAGTTCGAAATCGCATTCAAAGATTAGAAGCACTCAATGACGAATCCGACAATTTAATTGAATAGGAGGAAAAATGATGGATGTGATTGAAACATATTTAACTAACCATGAACCAGACATCATCAATGATATAAAAACATTTGTGAAGTTAGAGTCACCAACACTGGATAAAACTGCAGTAGATGAAGCAGGTGCTTGGTTATGTCAAAAGATAGTTTCTTATTTAAATATAACTCCGGAAATAATTAAGCAAAAGAAAACGGGGAATCATATTCGCTTTTCATATGGAAAAGGTGAAGAACAAATTTTAATGAGTGGCCACTTTGACACGGTATGGGGAAAAGGAGAATTACCCTTGGTTGAAAAAGGTGACGTCTTATATGGCCCCGGTGTGATTGATATGAAGACCGGCGTGCTTCAAATATTATGGGCACTCAGAGCGTTGAAAGAAACTTCGACAAGTGTGAATAAAAAGATAGTGGTATTTTTTAACGGAGACCATGAGGGTATAGCTTCTCCTACATCGAGAAGTTATATTGAAGAAGAAGCACGCAAAAGTGCCTATGGCCTTGTCGCAGAAGCGGCGACAGGAGAGTCAGGCGCATTGAAAACATTTCGAAAAGGAATCTATCGATATCAGATACATTTTAAAGGCAAAAGTTCACATGCAGGGAATGATCATGAAAGTGGAGAAAGTGCTATCCAAGAAGCTGCTTATCAAATTATTGATTTAGAGAAGATGACACAATACGAGGAAGGAACAACAGTGAATGTAGGGAAGATTATAGGCGGAAGCGGTATTAATGTTCGCCCGGAAAGTGCAACCATCGAAGTTGACGTACGTGTCGTTAATCAACAAATGGGTGAAAAAGTTGATGAACGTATCAAGCAAATTCGACCATACAATCCAAAAATAGATATAAAAATTGAGGGTGGCGAAGTCCGTCCTGTAATGATTAAAACAGAAAAAACGGAGGCTTTATTTCAAAAGACGAATGAATATGCGAGTTTATTAGGGTTTGAATTGAGTCAAGTTGCAGTTGGTGGTGGTAGTGACGGAAGTTTTATTGCTGCACAAGGGACACCGACCATAGATGGCCTTGGCGGTGTAGGTGGCGGTCCACATGCTAGAGATGAACATATTAACAAGTCATTTATTGTGCCAAGAACTTGCTTATTAGCACTGTTAATGCAGAACTTGTGATAGTACCATCATCTTGATATGTAGTATTTGTGATATCGGCTTTCTGGTACACAATCAAAAATCTGCTGTTTGGTGAATAAATGTACATGAATAAAGCAGTCTGATGAGGTTTCTCATTAGACTGCTTTATAATGTTACCCAAATTATTCCTGTGCTTGTGTCTGATGGGCTTCGTTCATTTTCATGGCTTCCATTTGAAGTTGGGTCACTTGGCTTAGACCGGCTTTCATTAAGATAAAAGTCAGTAACCAACCTAATGTTATGAGTAAGATTGATTTAATGATACCGTCTTCTGCAATGGGCATGTCCCATACTGCATGTAAGGTTACAGCTGAACCAAAGAAAAAGAGGAAGCGTTTATCTGCGAGATGTGCCCAATTGAATTTTTGACTCCCTTTAGTAATGACAACGGCAGCGCCAACAATAGCGGTCCAAACGTTGTGGGAACCAATGCCTGTCCAAGCACGTAACCAGATCACTTGCGTCATGACGTCAAATCCTTCAGGAATGAATCTAAAAATGTAACCTGCTGATTCAAATACTTCAAATCCTGTTCCAACAGCAGCACCAATTAATAACCCGTTTAAGATTTTGTATGTATTCATGCGTTGAATGAAATATATCGTCACGATTGCTTTCCCCATCTCTTCGACAATCCCGATAAGGATGGCACTAAAAATAGTGATATCATCAGAAACTGGCACAAATTCGTATAACGTTAAAGTGCTGATAAGTGACAATACGCCACCAATGAAAAAGATTTTAAAGACAATGGCGATACTGATATTTTTAAATGCGTTAGATTCAAAAAAGAAAATTAATACAGGAAGAGGGACAGTAAGTGCACCGATAAAAATTAAACCACCTATGCCGTTAGGATTTCCAAAAAAAGCGACCATTATCCATAACAATGCAAAAACAGTGGCAAGGCCAAGAAATATTCTAGAGAATAGGAAAGGTTTCGCCCATTCTTTTGATACTTCATCGAGTTGTGGCGTTGTATATTCAGTACCCGCAATAAAGACTTCGTCCATTTCTTGCTTTATGTGGGGTTTGAATACTTCTGAGAACATATCAGCGAGGTTGATTTTTAAAACTTCATCATTTCCCGCAAGTTTACCGATAGAACGCGTTGTGTTATTAAATAAATTTTTGAATTCTTGTGTTAAGCTAATATTATCAATCGTTTTTTGTTCAATGGTTTCTGTATCTTGATGGTGTTGTTCTTTGGTATGCGATTGAGGTGCATCAAGTGGTTGTTCACTTTGTTGACTTGCATCTTTTTGTTCGTGAACCTCTTGATTTTCAGGATGATCTTTCAAAAGTATCGACTCCTTTCAAATAAATTTATTATATCACAAGCATTATATGTGAAATTTAAAAGGGAGTCTATTAATAGATTATTAAATATGACAGTATTCAAAAAGAGATTTACTTTAATATCAAAATTTTAGAAATTATTAAAATCTAGGCAATCACGAGATGAGTGGTGCGTGTTATAGAATATATAGTGAGGATTGGGAGGGGTACAATGGAAACGATATACTTAGCAGGAGGCTGTTTATGGGGCGTCCAAGCTTTTATTAAGACATTACCTGGCGTTGTAGCAACGGAAGCTGGGCGTGCAAATGGGACGACGCAAACACTTGATGGTCCGTACGATGGTTATGCGGAGTGCGTTAAGACGACATTTGATCCGGATCATGTCGATGTTCCGGAACTGATGGCCTATTTGTTTGAGGTGATTGATCCATATAGTGTCAATCATCAAGGTGAAGATAGGGGTCCCAAATATCGGACGGGTGTATACAGTGAAGAGGCCAAGCATTTAGAGTGTGCACGTCAATTTATTGCACGCCGACCAGACCAAGCACGTATTGCGGTAGAGGTCAAACCGCTATCCAACTATATTGCCAGTGCTGAGATTCATCAAGATCATTTAGATAAATTTCCACATGATTATTGTCATATTCCACAACATTTAATGAAAAAATATCAAAATTGAAGTGTTGAAACGAGATGAAGGGATGGATGTCATGTTGACTTTGTAAAGAGACGAAATGCATGTCTTAAAATCGATGTTAAAGTCATCATTATACCCATCCTTTATCATGTGCTTTTTTCCAAGCATCGAAGCGGTTATCAGCTTCCAATTTATCAATAATTGTCGATGTGTAATTCCGAATGGTACCATCAGATAAATATAAAGTTTCGGCAATTTCACGGCTTGAAAGCCCTTTACCAATTTCTTTGAGCACAGATTGTTCTTTTTCTGTCAGTGGATTGCGTTCCGAAAAGATGGTTGTCATCAATGCTTCACTATATTCTTTTTGACCTGACATAACGTTATCAATCGTATGGATGAGTTCATCGATTGACCGTTCTTTTAATACATAAGCATCAACGTCATAAGCGACGGCTTTTTCGAAATAACCCGGCCGTTTAAATGTCGTCACGATAATGACTTTAATAGGGATGTTTTTTTTCCGAACTTGTTGTAAGACTTCTAAGCCTGTTAATTCTGGCATCTCAACATCTAAAATAAGAACATCAGCCTCTGTTTCTTGCGCTGCTTTGAGTGCGCTTTTACCATCTCCAACATCTGCAATGACATGAATGTGTTCATGCATTTCGATGAGTTGAACCATGGCTTGTCTTAACATTGTTTGATCTTCAGCGATGATCACATGAATCATGATAGAAATCCTCCCCCATGAGGTATTGAAATTGTCATATGCAAACCAGCATGATTTTCTACTTCTAAAGTTCCTCTTAATAAAGCAACACGGGCTTCGATACTTTCTAAGTGCACGCTAGTATCAGTGAGACCTTTTCCATTATCATGAATCGTTAGCACAATCTCTTTATCACGACGAGATAATGAGGCACTGACTTTTGTCGCTTCAGCATGCTTAATGACATTGTTGATGGCTTCTCGGAGAATCATCGTTAATAAGGCTTGTTTCGTCGGAGACAATGATTGAGATAAGCTTGCATTGTCAAAATGAAATGCCAAATTCGCATTTTTTAAGAGTGTTTCTAATGCGGTCACTTCTTCAACGAACGAGCGTGTCTTTAAGTTATGAATAATTTCTCTAATTTGAGTTAAGGCCTCTTTTGAAATTTGATTGACTCCTATCATTTCAGCTTTGGCTTGTTCAAGGTCTCGGTCGACGAGTTTGATCGCAAGCTCCGATTTTAAGCTTAGACTCGCAAAGACATGACCTAATGTATCATGCAAATCTTGACCAATACGATGGCGTTCTTGATCAGCGATTAATACGTTAATGTGCTCATTTTGTGCGTTAATCTTTGATTGATACGCCTCCTCTGTCACACGTTTAAAATTCGAGAACATAATCAAATTCATGACGAAATAATAAATGATTAACATCACAATATAAAATGGCTCCGAATAATAAAGAAATGTCACGATAAGACAGAGGAGCATGGTTGCTAAAAAGGTGAAATATTCTTTAGACCATAGCTTAACGCGAAAAGTTAAAGGAAGCGCAAAAACACTATAAAATAAAAATAAGGACGACGTGGGATTAATTGCATAAACAAAATAAATAATCCCTAAATAATGTAGGACAAGTAAAAAATAAGACGTCCAAGGTTTTAAAGCGCGATGACCGATAATCAACGTCGTATAAACAATACTAAAGATGATAAAAACAACAATCAGGAGCAGGGTGTTACCTTGATTACGATTTAAGAATAAGGCAAGAAATGGAAATAACAAATAGATTAAGCTGGATAAATGACCCGCGTCTAGATCTAGTTTCTTCATTGAGACACATCTCTTCTTTTTTGAATATATAAAGCGATACTTAAGAAAATCATACTATATAGAAGTAATATCATGAAAGCGCTAATTGCAAAAGAATCATTTTGTCCTAAATCGGTTGCCAATTTTTTTAAATGATACGTAGGTGTCAGATGGGCAATCGGTTTCATAAATGATGGAAAGGTGTCAATCGGAAACCAGAGGCCACCTAAGACGGCTAAACCTAAATATAGAATATTACCGATACCACTCGCTTTCTGGGTATCGTTGATTTGTGCTAATAGCACGCCAAGTGATAGAAACAAACTTGCGCCAATCCATAGAACGAGGCCTGATAAAATCCATTGACTGAAGGATAAATGAACGCCTTTATAAAAGGCAGCAGTCCCAAATATAATAAAAATGGCTAAAATGAACTGAAACATCGTTTTAACAATTTTTACGCTGAAATAGTCAAAGGGTTTGAGTGGCGTAGTCATCAGGTTTTTATACCAACCTTTTTTGCGTTCATCGATGAGTTCAAGTGGAAATGAGAATAAGCAGAAACTCGTTAAACTGAAGGTCGTCATGCTATACATAGCATTTTTATTAATTTCAGCCATCTCAGCTTCAGGTGCTTGGATGATTGATGTAAATAATAAGTAAAATGCTAAAGGTATAAAAATCGATAGTATCAATCTTGTTTTAAAACGGAATAGTAGACGTAATTCTGATAATAAATATGCAAAACGCATCATTGATCCTCTCCTTGTTTGTCCTCATTAAAAATAATCTCAAGCAATGAATTTTTGCGAATTTCGATATCATCAAGGTTCACATTTAAAGCAAGTAATTTTTCAAGAACTTGTTGGACATGATTCGTCTTAATGTGTAGACGTTGTTGCACATGCGTTATTGTTTCATGTGGAAATTGCTGTTCAAGTGCTATATGTGGTGCAGGAATATCAATTATCGATAAATTTTGTTGCTGTTTAATATTTCCCGGGGAATCATTGAATACAATTTGACCTTTGTTGAGTACAATCACTTGATCAGCCATTCTTTCTACCTCTTCGATATAGTGAGACGTGTAAAAGAGCGTCAGTCCCTCTGCTTTTAATTGCGAAACGATTTTCCAAAAATGTTGTCTCATTTGGACATCCATTGCACTTGTAGGCTCATCAAGAATAAGGCATTGGGGTTTGCTTATCATAGTTAAAGCGAAATCTAGAATACGTTGTTGCCCACCTGACAGTTCAGTCGCAAATTTTTGTAACTCTACATCGTTAAAGCGCGTGATATTTTGGAATTGTGCTAAAGAAAGCGACTGAGGATATAATTTTGAAAACAATTGATAAAGCTCTATGACTTTCATACGTTCAGGGAAGGTTGTACGTTGGAAAAGCACGCCTAACCGTTCAGGATGTAATAAGTGTGAAGGATCTTTAATCATGCCACTATCGGCGTGTCGATCACCAATCAATAAATCAATCAGTGTGGATTTACCTGAACCATTCGGACCAATTAATGCAGTACAAATGCCTTCTGTTATCGTAAAAGAAACATCATTGACTGCTTTTTGTTGCTGATATTGTTTCGTGATATGTTCGATTTGAATCATAACCCTGCACATCCTTTGAATAAGTTAACTTAATTGTAAAAAAGTATGGGATTTCTTGTTAGTGAGGATTGTCATCACTGCAGCATGACATTTGTCATTATTTATATTGGGGAAGGATAATGTGAGGATGAATATTTGTATAAAAGAAAACCCAAGGTATGGAAACACCTCGGGTTGATTTAGTTTGTTCTTGCTTTGAATGTTAATACATTTATAGGCGGCTATAAAGAAATAGGTAATTAAAAGTCTAAGGGAGATATGAAATTTATTTGTAGTGAGCTGCTTAATTAGACAATAAAATTCCATGTAAAATTCTGATAATTATTGTTAAAATGACTATAAATATATAGATTCTTGGGGGATGCGCTAATGGATAGATTAGTTAATAATACATTGTCTGCTTGGATACTAATAGAGATGCTACATCCTGGCGAGTTAGAGGATATAAAATCATATTTAAATAAAGATCTTTTTTTGTTAAATGAACAGCAAAAGGCAGTACATGATTTTGAATCTTTTTATCCTATATGGGAAGACGAACGTTTTCAGCTTAACCAATTAAGTAGCAGTAAAGGTGAAATACAATTTCAACTTTATAGACATTGCTTTAAGTTTGGGGAAATAGAACAATATATTCGAAGTATTTTTAATGATGAAGAGATTTATAATCCAGATAATAGAAACTGCTATGGATATACCTTCATGATTGATAATGAAGGATACGTGTTAATGGATACGCTCCATGTTCCAATGTTAATGAGTGCATTAAAGTATCTTAAAAATGACAAAAATATCCTAATTGAAGAGACCTACCAAGATCATTTTGAAAAATTTAAGCACAAGTGCGAAGAAATTATAGGAAATAATAAGTTAACTAAAGAAAAACTACACAAACTTGATCAATTATATTCCAAATATTTTGCTTTGTTTGAAACCAATTATCAAGGTTTTTTTAAGCAAGCGATAGGTATAAAATATGTCACTCCAAATGAACAGAGCAATGAACTAAATAGCTTTTATATTAGTGATATGGAATTTGCAAAAAAGGACCCTAATAAAACATTGACCCGATACATTCATGGCGTTAATGATAAAGATAAGAAAGTCATTGATGAGAATAAAGAATATATAGAGCGTTATCTAAAACCAGATTTTTATCCTGATGGGCGTTGGCCTTCTCTAGTAGAACACCGTTTATCATTGATGCAACAAGTTGCTGTAAATCAAATAACACATGATCAAATGAAAATAAGTTCTGTAAACGGTCCTCCAGGTACGGGTAAGACAACGTTATTGAAAGATATATTTGCGCATAACATAGTTGAAAGGGCCAAGACTTTTGCTGAACTTAATAAACCGAGCCAAGCTTTTAAATTCCAGAAGATTCACGAAACAGATCAATTCCCAACTGCTTTTCTAAACGATGTCCATACACACTATAAAATGGTAGTTGCGTCAAGTAATAATGGTGTAGTTGAAAATATATCCAAAGATTTGCCTAAAATATCTGAAGTGATAAGAAGGGATATCTCCTCAAACTTTCCAGAGTATGAAGAAGCTTATCAAAATGTTGCGAAAGAACTTAATATATTTAGTGAAATTGCTGAAAAGTTAATCGGTGAAAAAGCATGGGGGTTATTCTCAGGCGTTTTTGGTAGGAAAGCAAATATTGATAGTGTAATGACACAAGTCCTTACTAGCTGTGAATCAAAAACATTAAATAAAATTTTAATTGATGCGTATAATTCTGTAGATATTAACAAAGAGTGGAAGGATGCTAAACAATCGTTTCAAAAAACTTTAAGTAAAGTTAAAGTGTTAAAAAAAGAAATTAACCAAGGTATAAAAAACTTTGCTGATTTTAGAAAAAGTGAAGAACAGTTTATAAAATACCAACAAGAATTAGTAGAACTGAATGATGAAAACAAAAATAATAATATAGATTCCTTAAAACAACGAAAAAAGAATTTAGAAAACCAAATAACAAATGTAGATACACAAATTAATGATTTAAAAGAATATATTCAATTGACAAAAAATAAAAATTCATTCAAAGATAAGTTAAAGCAATTTTTAGGAAGCAATTCTAGTGGTGCTAAAGACATAGATTATGAGCAAAGACATGCAGATTTACTGAGAAAAAAGATTCAATTTAATGACGATAAAATAAGAATAGATACTGAGATAACTATGGCAGTGAATGAAATAAATGAAAGAGAAAGGCGCATCAATCGGATAGAACAAAATTTAATGCAGCTTCGCAAAAATCAGCAGGGCTATTTAAACTTTATAAAAGAACATCCAGATGTCGTGGTGCCGGATATTGAATTTTGGAGAAGCGGAAATGAAGCATATAATATGCGTCAAGAGAAAGTATTGTGGACTTCAGATGAATTACAATTTGAAAGAGGATTATTATTTTTAAAGGCGATTGTACTTCACAAATTGATTTTAATAGGGAATGCTAAATCTATTCAATCAGGGTTATATGATTTTCAGCGACGTTATGAATATTTAGATGCAGCACCTGAGAAAGTAGAAAATGCATGGAACGTAATTCACCTTGTTTTTCCGGTCATTAGCACTACTTTTGCAAGTTTTAGATCAATGTATCAAACGATGCCTAAAGATTTTATAGACTACTTATATATTGATGAAGCAGGGCAAGCTATTCCTCAAGCTGCAGTAGGAGCGATACAACGTGCGCAACACTTTGTGGCAGTTGGAGATCCCGTCCAAATTGAACCAGTGGTAACTATAGATCGTAATTTGATTGACTCTGTAAGGAAAGCATTTAATGTACCTGAGCGATTGGTGAGTATTGAATCTTCAGTTCAAACATTAAGTGATGGAGCAAATATCTACGGTTATTGGAAAGGTGAAGAGGGTGAAAAGCAGTGGATTGGTGTACCTCTGTGGGTGCATAGAAGATGTCTAAACCCAATGTTTACTATTAGTAATAAAATTGCATACGAACAAAAGATGGTGTTACCAGAATATATTAAAAGTAACGAGTTAGAAGGAAAGGTTGGCAGGGTTTCATGGATAGATGTTAAAGGAAAAGCTAATCCAAAACAATTTGTGAAAGAACAAGGTATAGTCGTAGTAGAAGAACTAAAAAAAGACTGGGTTAAAGCTATGAAAAGTGGCAAACAGGAGCCCAATGTGTTTATTATTACACCGTTTTCTAGAGTCAAAAGTGAAATTATTACTTTTGCCAAAAAAGAGTTGAAACCATTAGTTAACCAAAACATAAATGTTAAAAAGTGGTTACATGAATCTATAGGTACAGTTCATACATTCCAAGGGAAAGAAGCAGATAAAGTTTATTTTGTCACTGGTACGGATGATACGCAAAATACTGCTATTCAATGGTCATGTCAGAAGCCTAATCTAATTAATGTTGCTGTAACAAGAGCTAAAAAAGAATTTATTGTTGTTGGTGATAAGAAACGTATTAGTCAATTTAGATATTATCAAGCGATAGATAAAGAAATAAATATATAATTTGTGTAATGATTCTAAAAAAACAACTGGAGAATATAGAGTTGAAATGAAGCGGAAAAGTAATCGTTATTTATTTCTAGATGTTTATAAGAATCTATTGTATTTAAAATAATAGTCATGATTAAAGGAGGAGTTTATGGGCGTTCTTTCTCACATGAAAAGCATGCAGGCAGAAATGTCTGCTGCTGAAAGAAAAATTTTTCAGTTTATTTATAATAATAGTGAAAAAATAGCTAGTATGACAGCAAATGATATTGCTAAAGCATCTGGCGCAAGTAGTCCTACAGTTGTACGTTTTTCTAAAAAAATGGGTTATAACAGTCTTACGGAACTTAAAATTGAACTTTCTGCCGAAACAAAAAAAGCGCCTAGTATGAATTCTTATAGTGATGTCGACAGAGACGACTCTTTTCATAGTTTGAAG from Staphylococcus schleiferi includes the following:
- a CDS encoding MurR/RpiR family transcriptional regulator yields the protein MTQSITTRIEEKYNTLSIGKQKVANFILDHLNESSYLTLIQMQEKIGVSEATIIRFAYTIGYSGYSEMQSAIRDSIFHSKENDDVGVNSFESIEKDIELIRESAQKISVEVLDQIVRYLHDARNVYIVGRNTSKATAEWFSYVLGIFKPNVMRVQSENLSRYQLDMSEKDVLVTISFPRYHRETFKFFEYAKKQGLTTISVTNNSLSPYFRSSDITILAKTNRDISGYNEIAPVISILNLVFNHYRDQYSEEVRNRIQRLEALNDESDNLIE
- a CDS encoding M20 family metallopeptidase, with translation MDVIETYLTNHEPDIINDIKTFVKLESPTLDKTAVDEAGAWLCQKIVSYLNITPEIIKQKKTGNHIRFSYGKGEEQILMSGHFDTVWGKGELPLVEKGDVLYGPGVIDMKTGVLQILWALRALKETSTSVNKKIVVFFNGDHEGIASPTSRSYIEEEARKSAYGLVAEAATGESGALKTFRKGIYRYQIHFKGKSSHAGNDHESGESAIQEAAYQIIDLEKMTQYEEGTTVNVGKIIGGSGINVRPESATIEVDVRVVNQQMGEKVDERIKQIRPYNPKIDIKIEGGEVRPVMIKTEKTEALFQKTNEYASLLGFELSQVAVGGGSDGSFIAAQGTPTIDGLGGVGGGPHARDEHINKSFIVPRTCLLALLMQNL
- a CDS encoding PrsW family intramembrane metalloprotease; this translates as MKDHPENQEVHEQKDASQQSEQPLDAPQSHTKEQHHQDTETIEQKTIDNISLTQEFKNLFNNTTRSIGKLAGNDEVLKINLADMFSEVFKPHIKQEMDEVFIAGTEYTTPQLDEVSKEWAKPFLFSRIFLGLATVFALLWIMVAFFGNPNGIGGLIFIGALTVPLPVLIFFFESNAFKNISIAIVFKIFFIGGVLSLISTLTLYEFVPVSDDITIFSAILIGIVEEMGKAIVTIYFIQRMNTYKILNGLLIGAAVGTGFEVFESAGYIFRFIPEGFDVMTQVIWLRAWTGIGSHNVWTAIVGAAVVITKGSQKFNWAHLADKRFLFFFGSAVTLHAVWDMPIAEDGIIKSILLITLGWLLTFILMKAGLSQVTQLQMEAMKMNEAHQTQAQE
- a CDS encoding peptide-methionine (S)-S-oxide reductase produces the protein METIYLAGGCLWGVQAFIKTLPGVVATEAGRANGTTQTLDGPYDGYAECVKTTFDPDHVDVPELMAYLFEVIDPYSVNHQGEDRGPKYRTGVYSEEAKHLECARQFIARRPDQARIAVEVKPLSNYIASAEIHQDHLDKFPHDYCHIPQHLMKKYQN
- a CDS encoding response regulator transcription factor codes for the protein MIHVIIAEDQTMLRQAMVQLIEMHEHIHVIADVGDGKSALKAAQETEADVLILDVEMPELTGLEVLQQVRKKNIPIKVIIVTTFKRPGYFEKAVAYDVDAYVLKERSIDELIHTIDNVMSGQKEYSEALMTTIFSERNPLTEKEQSVLKEIGKGLSSREIAETLYLSDGTIRNYTSTIIDKLEADNRFDAWKKAHDKGWV
- a CDS encoding sensor histidine kinase produces the protein MKKLDLDAGHLSSLIYLLFPFLALFLNRNQGNTLLLIVVFIIFSIVYTTLIIGHRALKPWTSYFLLVLHYLGIIYFVYAINPTSSLFLFYSVFALPLTFRVKLWSKEYFTFLATMLLCLIVTFLYYSEPFYIVMLIIYYFVMNLIMFSNFKRVTEEAYQSKINAQNEHINVLIADQERHRIGQDLHDTLGHVFASLSLKSELAIKLVDRDLEQAKAEMIGVNQISKEALTQIREIIHNLKTRSFVEEVTALETLLKNANLAFHFDNASLSQSLSPTKQALLTMILREAINNVIKHAEATKVSASLSRRDKEIVLTIHDNGKGLTDTSVHLESIEARVALLRGTLEVENHAGLHMTISIPHGGGFLS
- a CDS encoding ABC transporter permease gives rise to the protein MMRFAYLLSELRLLFRFKTRLILSIFIPLAFYLLFTSIIQAPEAEMAEINKNAMYSMTTFSLTSFCLFSFPLELIDERKKGWYKNLMTTPLKPFDYFSVKIVKTMFQFILAIFIIFGTAAFYKGVHLSFSQWILSGLVLWIGASLFLSLGVLLAQINDTQKASGIGNILYLGLAVLGGLWFPIDTFPSFMKPIAHLTPTYHLKKLATDLGQNDSFAISAFMILLLYSMIFLSIALYIQKRRDVSQ
- a CDS encoding ABC transporter ATP-binding protein, whose protein sequence is MIQIEHITKQYQQQKAVNDVSFTITEGICTALIGPNGSGKSTLIDLLIGDRHADSGMIKDPSHLLHPERLGVLFQRTTFPERMKVIELYQLFSKLYPQSLSLAQFQNITRFNDVELQKFATELSGGQQRILDFALTMISKPQCLILDEPTSAMDVQMRQHFWKIVSQLKAEGLTLFYTSHYIEEVERMADQVIVLNKGQIVFNDSPGNIKQQQNLSIIDIPAPHIALEQQFPHETITHVQQRLHIKTNHVQQVLEKLLALNVNLDDIEIRKNSLLEIIFNEDKQGEDQ
- a CDS encoding DEAD/DEAH box helicase, whose amino-acid sequence is MDRLVNNTLSAWILIEMLHPGELEDIKSYLNKDLFLLNEQQKAVHDFESFYPIWEDERFQLNQLSSSKGEIQFQLYRHCFKFGEIEQYIRSIFNDEEIYNPDNRNCYGYTFMIDNEGYVLMDTLHVPMLMSALKYLKNDKNILIEETYQDHFEKFKHKCEEIIGNNKLTKEKLHKLDQLYSKYFALFETNYQGFFKQAIGIKYVTPNEQSNELNSFYISDMEFAKKDPNKTLTRYIHGVNDKDKKVIDENKEYIERYLKPDFYPDGRWPSLVEHRLSLMQQVAVNQITHDQMKISSVNGPPGTGKTTLLKDIFAHNIVERAKTFAELNKPSQAFKFQKIHETDQFPTAFLNDVHTHYKMVVASSNNGVVENISKDLPKISEVIRRDISSNFPEYEEAYQNVAKELNIFSEIAEKLIGEKAWGLFSGVFGRKANIDSVMTQVLTSCESKTLNKILIDAYNSVDINKEWKDAKQSFQKTLSKVKVLKKEINQGIKNFADFRKSEEQFIKYQQELVELNDENKNNNIDSLKQRKKNLENQITNVDTQINDLKEYIQLTKNKNSFKDKLKQFLGSNSSGAKDIDYEQRHADLLRKKIQFNDDKIRIDTEITMAVNEINERERRINRIEQNLMQLRKNQQGYLNFIKEHPDVVVPDIEFWRSGNEAYNMRQEKVLWTSDELQFERGLLFLKAIVLHKLILIGNAKSIQSGLYDFQRRYEYLDAAPEKVENAWNVIHLVFPVISTTFASFRSMYQTMPKDFIDYLYIDEAGQAIPQAAVGAIQRAQHFVAVGDPVQIEPVVTIDRNLIDSVRKAFNVPERLVSIESSVQTLSDGANIYGYWKGEEGEKQWIGVPLWVHRRCLNPMFTISNKIAYEQKMVLPEYIKSNELEGKVGRVSWIDVKGKANPKQFVKEQGIVVVEELKKDWVKAMKSGKQEPNVFIITPFSRVKSEIITFAKKELKPLVNQNINVKKWLHESIGTVHTFQGKEADKVYFVTGTDDTQNTAIQWSCQKPNLINVAVTRAKKEFIVVGDKKRISQFRYYQAIDKEINI